The Pseudomonas sp. IAC-BECa141 genome contains the following window.
GAATTTATGAGCATATTCAGTCAGATAGTCGCGCTGCGTCAGCTCGGCAATCAGCTGCTGATAGGCCAGTTCCCGAGCTTCTCGCACGCTGTAGACCAGGATGATTCGTTCAAACTTCTCCCACACCTCAAAGTCCTGAAGGATCGACAGAAACGGCGCCACCCCCGTTCCTGTGGATAACAACCAGAGATCGCGGCCATCAATGAAGCGATCCAGCGTCAGATATCCAAAGGCCTGGCGCTCGATCAGCAAGCTGTCGCCCGCCTTCAGCCGGCTCAGTTCGCTGGTGAATTCGCCGCCTGGTACCACGATGGAGAAAAATTCAAGAAACTCGTCGAACGGCGAAGACACCATCGAGTAGGCGCGCCACACCGTGCTGCCGTCCTCACGAGTGACTCCGATCCGCGCGAATTGCCCGGCGCGGAAACGGAAACCGACATCCCGCGTGGTACGAAGGGTAAACAGG
Protein-coding sequences here:
- a CDS encoding ferredoxin--NADP reductase, which gives rise to MTASSEKYSRQTLLDVQPLTPNLFTLRTTRDVGFRFRAGQFARIGVTREDGSTVWRAYSMVSSPFDEFLEFFSIVVPGGEFTSELSRLKAGDSLLIERQAFGYLTLDRFIDGRDLWLLSTGTGVAPFLSILQDFEVWEKFERIILVYSVREARELAYQQLIAELTQRDYLTEYAHKFQFIPVVTREPYAGALNGRITTLIENGELERMAGVELTPAHSRVMLCGNPQMIDDTRALLKQRGMALSLTRRPGQVAVENYW